A window of Bacteroidota bacterium contains these coding sequences:
- the accC gene encoding acetyl-CoA carboxylase biotin carboxylase subunit: MFKKILIANRGEIALRIIRTCKEMGISTVAVYSTADKDSLPVRFADEAVCIGPPASKDSYLCIPNLISAAELTGVDAIHPGYGFLSENAKFSEVCREYGIKFIGSPPEIINTMGDKATAKATMKKAGVPVVPGSDGLLDSLAKARKVAAEIGFPVIIKATAGGGGRGMRIIWKDDELEKNWDSARQEAKAAFGNDGMYMEKYIEEPRHVEIQVMGDQYGNVSHLSERDCSVQRRHQKLVEESPSPVVDARLRKRMGEAAVAAAKSVKYEGAGTVEFLVDKFGKFYFMEMNTRIQVEHPVTEEIFFYDLIKEQIKVAAGEKVSGRHYLPTDRFAMEVRINAEDPMNDFRPSPGRITNMFNPGGHGVRFDSHVYAGYTIPPYYDSMIGKLIVSAFSRAEVIEKMTRALDELVIEGIKTTVPFHKALMHNKQFQEGKFSTNFLNEWDWRSDIKKYIG, translated from the coding sequence ATGTTTAAGAAAATATTGATCGCCAACAGGGGCGAGATAGCGCTACGCATCATCCGCACCTGCAAGGAGATGGGGATATCTACCGTAGCGGTATACTCTACGGCCGATAAAGACAGCCTGCCCGTTCGCTTTGCCGACGAGGCCGTATGTATAGGCCCGCCCGCCAGCAAGGATAGCTACCTTTGCATTCCCAACCTGATTAGTGCTGCTGAGCTGACTGGTGTAGATGCCATTCATCCCGGTTATGGCTTCCTGAGCGAGAATGCCAAGTTTAGCGAGGTGTGCCGCGAGTATGGTATCAAGTTTATAGGCAGTCCGCCCGAGATCATCAACACCATGGGAGACAAGGCCACGGCCAAGGCTACGATGAAGAAGGCGGGAGTACCGGTAGTGCCCGGTTCGGACGGGCTGCTGGATAGCCTGGCTAAAGCCCGGAAGGTAGCTGCCGAGATTGGCTTCCCGGTCATCATCAAGGCCACTGCTGGTGGTGGTGGGCGCGGTATGCGCATCATCTGGAAGGATGACGAGCTGGAAAAAAACTGGGATAGTGCCCGCCAGGAGGCCAAAGCTGCCTTTGGCAACGATGGTATGTACATGGAGAAGTACATAGAGGAACCGAGGCACGTGGAGATCCAGGTGATGGGCGACCAGTATGGCAACGTAAGCCACCTGAGCGAGCGCGACTGTAGCGTGCAGCGCCGACACCAGAAGCTGGTGGAGGAAAGCCCCAGCCCCGTGGTGGATGCACGCCTGCGGAAACGGATGGGTGAGGCTGCTGTGGCTGCCGCAAAAAGTGTGAAGTACGAAGGTGCGGGCACCGTGGAATTCCTCGTGGATAAATTCGGAAAATTCTACTTCATGGAGATGAATACCCGCATCCAGGTAGAGCACCCGGTAACGGAGGAAATCTTCTTCTACGACCTCATCAAGGAGCAGATAAAGGTAGCCGCAGGCGAAAAAGTGTCTGGTAGGCACTACCTACCCACCGACCGCTTTGCCATGGAGGTACGGATAAACGCAGAAGACCCCATGAATGACTTCCGCCCTAGCCCCGGCCGAATCACCAATATGTTCAACCCCGGAGGCCATGGCGTACGCTTTGATAGCCATGTGTACGCGGGCTACACCATACCGCCCTATTACGATTCCATGATCGGCAAGCTGATCGTATCGGCCTTCAGCCGCGCGGAAGTGATAGAAAAAATGACCCGCGCGCTGGATGAACTCGTGATAGAGGGCATCAAAACTACCGTTCCTTTCCACAAGGCGCTGATGCACAACAAGCAGTTTCAGGAGGGTAAGTTCAGTACAAACTTCCTGAATGAGTGGGACTGGCGCTCGGATATAAAGAAGTACATCGGATAA
- the efp gene encoding elongation factor P, whose amino-acid sequence MASTADIRNGLVIRFNNDLYSVVEFLHVKPGKGAAFVRTKLRSLTTGRVLENTFPSGAKLEDVRVERRKYQFLYQDGDEFQFMNSESFEQIPVPSHLIEAAEFLQEGAECEVMVNVDDEQLLTVEIPNFVTMEVTYTEPGIKGDTATNTLKPATVESGAEVRVPLFVDIGDKIKIDTRTKAYMERVKA is encoded by the coding sequence ATGGCTTCTACGGCAGATATCCGCAACGGACTGGTGATCCGCTTTAACAACGACCTCTATTCGGTCGTTGAATTTTTACACGTAAAGCCCGGAAAGGGGGCTGCTTTTGTGCGTACCAAGCTACGCAGCCTTACTACCGGCCGCGTGCTGGAGAACACTTTTCCCAGTGGCGCAAAACTGGAAGACGTGCGGGTAGAGCGCCGCAAGTACCAGTTCTTGTATCAGGATGGAGATGAGTTCCAGTTTATGAACAGCGAAAGCTTTGAGCAGATACCCGTTCCGTCACACCTGATAGAGGCGGCAGAATTCCTGCAAGAGGGTGCTGAATGCGAGGTAATGGTAAATGTAGACGACGAACAGCTGCTGACGGTGGAGATTCCCAACTTTGTAACCATGGAGGTAACCTACACGGAGCCAGGTATAAAGGGCGATACCGCCACCAACACCCTGAAGCCCGCTACCGTAGAGAGCGGTGCCGAGGTGCGCGTACCTCTGTTTGTAGACATTGGCGATAAGATCAAGATCGATACCCGCACCAAGGCGTACATGGAGCGTGTAAAAGCATAG
- a CDS encoding ATP-binding protein: protein MRVKLQQQQQRYDLHNCEKEPIHIPGFIQSHGVLLAMEADTLVINQVSGNTRSYIHLAPEDLLGRPLSSILSEDQINFLHRTLNSVQKGAGGTPYYLSHVDWGRFGLWNINLFQQDGLIILEMEPSAYDPDEMFGGQFSQLNEAFTNLQDIEGEQHFCQAVADEIRSITGYDRVMIYKFDHEWNGEIYAEAKRADLQPFLGIHYPHTDIPVQARELYRRNVIRMIPDIHYDPVQLVPMLNPATQKPLDLSLSTLRAVSPLHIEYLGNMGVVGTLVISLFLNGELWGMVACHHYSPYYLGAVARRKALLIGQIFSLMLKEKLLAAQQKAESQSKSILTGMLERLLRTENYWTSISAELDKLMGLMEAHGCILVHGDRQAHEGSVPRLEQLSALMERVPELVKSTNFFATYSGQHIPQLRTREDVLLPGFMALPLSSFDHSYLLFFRKEQSQIVYWGGDPQHAKVEEKTGEDEPGIRLSPRKSFAKWKEEVKGQSKPWTDWEATLAQEARNLLLTLLAHHAQRLENKRMQLEEKTAQLEFMHEEARAFAESIGNDLKEPLQAIRGLAEQLENGLAAPPPANDALQNVRAEQELIGNIKNRAGQLSDMLEHLLRLSSLNVQQMQVQPVNLGQVMRTLIMDAQRLYPQRKINWHMEENLHTIGDPILLKMLMQNLLSNALKFTQEREVAEISCGKLEHNGRTVFYLKDNGIGFSDHRMQELFVPFRQLHDDSKYPGHGIGLATAYRIVHRHKGRIWAESKPHMGATFYFSLWERPPEA from the coding sequence ATGAGAGTAAAGCTACAACAACAGCAGCAACGGTACGACCTGCACAACTGCGAGAAGGAGCCGATCCACATTCCCGGCTTTATCCAGAGCCATGGTGTGCTGCTAGCCATGGAGGCCGATACGCTGGTGATAAACCAGGTGAGCGGAAACACCCGCAGCTATATCCACCTGGCCCCCGAAGACCTGCTGGGCCGCCCCCTCAGCAGCATCCTCTCCGAAGACCAGATAAACTTCCTGCACCGCACGCTGAATAGTGTACAGAAAGGAGCAGGGGGTACCCCCTATTATCTGTCGCATGTAGACTGGGGACGCTTTGGGCTATGGAACATCAACCTGTTCCAGCAGGATGGGCTAATTATCCTGGAGATGGAGCCCAGTGCCTACGATCCGGACGAAATGTTTGGCGGACAGTTCAGCCAGCTCAATGAGGCTTTTACAAACCTGCAAGACATAGAGGGCGAGCAGCACTTTTGCCAGGCCGTGGCAGATGAGATCCGATCCATCACCGGCTATGACCGGGTGATGATCTACAAGTTTGACCACGAATGGAATGGCGAGATCTATGCCGAGGCCAAACGGGCAGACCTACAGCCCTTTTTGGGCATTCACTATCCGCACACGGATATACCGGTCCAGGCACGCGAGCTGTATCGGCGCAACGTAATCCGCATGATACCGGACATACACTACGACCCCGTGCAGCTAGTGCCCATGCTAAACCCGGCCACCCAAAAGCCACTGGACCTGAGCCTGAGCACTCTGCGGGCTGTATCGCCCCTGCACATTGAGTACCTGGGCAATATGGGGGTAGTGGGCACACTGGTCATTAGCCTCTTCCTGAATGGCGAGCTGTGGGGCATGGTGGCCTGCCACCACTACAGCCCCTACTACCTGGGGGCGGTGGCCCGCCGGAAGGCGCTTCTCATTGGCCAGATCTTTAGCCTCATGCTGAAGGAAAAGCTGCTGGCAGCCCAGCAGAAGGCCGAGAGCCAGTCTAAAAGTATCCTGACTGGCATGCTGGAGCGCCTGCTGCGCACCGAAAATTACTGGACGTCCATCTCTGCCGAGCTGGACAAGCTAATGGGGCTGATGGAAGCACATGGCTGCATACTGGTGCACGGAGACCGCCAGGCGCATGAGGGCAGCGTACCCAGGCTAGAGCAGCTGAGTGCCCTGATGGAGCGGGTACCCGAGCTGGTGAAGTCGACAAACTTCTTCGCCACCTACAGCGGCCAGCATATACCCCAGCTAAGAACACGAGAGGATGTTTTGCTGCCTGGCTTCATGGCCCTCCCACTCAGCAGCTTCGATCATTCTTACTTGCTGTTCTTCCGCAAGGAGCAATCACAGATCGTATACTGGGGCGGAGACCCACAGCATGCAAAGGTGGAAGAAAAAACGGGTGAGGATGAGCCGGGCATTCGGCTGTCTCCCCGCAAGTCTTTTGCGAAGTGGAAGGAAGAGGTGAAGGGACAATCCAAACCCTGGACTGACTGGGAAGCAACCCTGGCCCAGGAGGCCCGAAACCTGCTGCTAACGCTGTTGGCCCACCACGCCCAGCGGCTGGAGAACAAGCGTATGCAGCTGGAAGAGAAAACCGCCCAGCTGGAGTTTATGCACGAGGAGGCACGTGCCTTTGCCGAAAGCATAGGCAATGATCTAAAAGAGCCCCTGCAGGCCATAAGGGGCCTTGCCGAACAGCTGGAGAATGGACTGGCAGCCCCCCCACCCGCCAATGATGCCCTGCAAAACGTGCGGGCCGAGCAGGAGCTGATTGGAAACATAAAAAACCGGGCTGGCCAGCTGAGTGATATGCTGGAGCACCTGCTCAGGCTATCGAGCCTAAATGTGCAGCAAATGCAGGTGCAACCCGTAAACCTGGGACAGGTAATGCGTACGCTAATCATGGATGCGCAGCGCCTGTATCCGCAGCGAAAGATCAACTGGCATATGGAAGAGAACCTCCATACCATTGGAGACCCCATCCTGCTGAAAATGCTCATGCAGAACCTGCTGAGCAATGCCCTGAAGTTTACCCAAGAGCGCGAAGTGGCCGAGATATCCTGTGGTAAGCTGGAGCACAACGGGCGTACCGTGTTTTATCTAAAAGACAACGGCATTGGTTTCTCTGACCACCGGATGCAGGAGCTGTTTGTACCGTTTCGACAGCTGCATGACGATAGTAAGTATCCCGGCCATGGCATTGGGCTAGCTACTGCCTACCGCATTGTGCACCGCCACAAGGGGCGGATATGGGCCGAGAGCAAACCCCACATGGGAGCCACCTTCTACTTTAGCCTGTGGGAACGGCCACCGGAGGCGTAG
- the accB gene encoding acetyl-CoA carboxylase biotin carboxyl carrier protein has translation MDIKSIQEILRLVNKSDLTEVEIEDKGFKLVVKRGGQGPVAHVLHSADMPQLLAAQPVVAPQVAGSSAAAATPAEDAPKAASGGSARAHVIKSPMIGTFYTKPSPDKPTFVKVGDSIGQGQVLCIVEAMKLFNEIESEVSGKIVKILVEDSSPVEYDQPLFEVELA, from the coding sequence ATGGATATCAAATCAATTCAAGAAATCCTCCGGCTTGTAAACAAGTCGGACCTTACCGAGGTAGAAATCGAAGATAAAGGTTTCAAGCTCGTGGTGAAACGTGGTGGCCAGGGCCCGGTTGCACACGTGCTACACAGTGCCGATATGCCCCAGCTGCTAGCGGCACAGCCCGTAGTAGCACCCCAGGTAGCCGGCAGCTCGGCAGCTGCCGCCACCCCTGCCGAGGATGCGCCCAAGGCAGCATCCGGCGGTAGTGCCCGGGCACATGTGATCAAGAGCCCCATGATTGGTACCTTCTACACCAAACCCTCTCCAGACAAGCCTACCTTTGTAAAAGTGGGCGACAGCATAGGCCAGGGACAGGTGCTGTGTATCGTGGAAGCAATGAAGCTTTTCAACGAAATAGAGAGCGAGGTAAGTGGCAAGATCGTGAAGATACTGGTAGAAGACTCCAGCCCCGTGGAGTACGACCAGCCGCTGTTTGAAGTAGAACTTGCCTAA
- a CDS encoding phosphate acyltransferase, translating to MRIGLDVVGGDLAPTAAFDGAVAACAARPDIELILYGPEAEVEPLLAALSGRPPANLGLVHCPDMIAMDAHPAQAMRLQPHSSISVGLQHLKAGKLDAFISAGNTGALTVGSVYLLELYPGIHRPCIAGFYPTNDGYSLLLDCGANTDVKPDYLLEFAYLGSAYMREVYHIARPRVALISVGHEPSKGNQIVKQAHALLAQHTDTLNFIGNVEGWDLNRNTADVYVCDGFTGNVITKLLESFYPYLKQYAPDNQQLEKINFEYIGGLPLLGVRGNVLIGHGSSTALAFENMVYRAAELSSSELLTRMPSLLEGLASRATS from the coding sequence ATGCGTATTGGCCTGGATGTAGTAGGGGGTGATCTGGCACCCACAGCTGCCTTTGATGGTGCGGTTGCCGCGTGCGCTGCCCGCCCGGATATTGAGCTGATTCTGTATGGACCCGAGGCGGAAGTAGAGCCCCTGCTCGCAGCCCTCAGTGGCCGGCCGCCGGCCAATCTTGGCCTGGTTCACTGTCCGGATATGATAGCCATGGATGCCCACCCGGCCCAGGCCATGCGCCTGCAGCCGCATAGTAGCATCTCCGTAGGCCTACAGCACCTGAAGGCAGGCAAGCTCGACGCGTTTATCAGTGCAGGTAATACCGGTGCCCTTACAGTAGGCAGTGTATATCTACTAGAGCTCTATCCAGGCATTCATCGGCCATGCATTGCGGGTTTTTATCCCACCAACGATGGGTATAGCCTGCTGCTGGACTGTGGTGCCAATACCGACGTAAAGCCAGACTATCTGCTGGAGTTTGCCTACCTGGGCAGCGCCTATATGCGCGAGGTGTACCACATAGCGCGGCCGCGTGTGGCGCTCATCAGCGTAGGCCACGAGCCCAGCAAAGGAAACCAAATCGTAAAGCAGGCGCACGCCCTGCTGGCTCAGCACACAGATACCCTCAATTTTATCGGAAACGTAGAGGGCTGGGACTTGAACCGCAATACTGCCGACGTATACGTATGCGACGGCTTTACTGGCAATGTGATTACCAAGCTACTGGAGAGTTTCTATCCCTATCTGAAGCAATATGCCCCAGATAATCAGCAGCTAGAGAAGATAAACTTTGAGTACATAGGGGGCTTGCCCCTACTTGGGGTTCGGGGTAATGTGCTTATCGGGCACGGCAGCAGCACAGCTCTTGCCTTCGAGAACATGGTGTATCGCGCTGCCGAGTTATCCAGCAGCGAGCTGCTCACCCGCATGCCCTCCTTGCTGGAGGGGCTGGCGAGCCGTGCTACCAGCTAG
- a CDS encoding ketoacyl-ACP synthase III translates to MPIRASITGVGGYVPDYVLNNAELETMVDTTDAWIRERTGIVERRILKGEGLGSSYMGIRAVQNLLEKTALDPTEIDLIICSTVTKDHVFPSTASIIAEGVGATRAWGYDVEAACSGFLFGLSTATQFIESGRYKKVVIVGVDKMSSIVDYQDRNTCIIFGDGAGALLLEPDESGVGILDFANFSDGSGFKYLHMKAGGSVKPPSMESVNAKEHYIYQEGRAVFKRAIPGMIDAAEALLQRNSLRKEDIAWLVPHQANMRIIEGVAQRMEMPMERVMVNITRYGNTTDATLPLCLWDYESQLRRGDNILLVSFGGGFTWGGVYLKWAYGG, encoded by the coding sequence ATGCCAATACGCGCAAGTATAACAGGAGTGGGTGGATACGTGCCTGACTATGTGCTGAACAATGCGGAGCTGGAAACCATGGTAGACACCACCGATGCGTGGATACGCGAGCGAACCGGAATCGTGGAGCGCCGCATCCTGAAGGGCGAGGGCCTGGGTAGCAGCTACATGGGCATACGTGCAGTACAGAATTTGCTGGAGAAAACCGCCCTGGACCCTACGGAGATAGACCTGATTATCTGCAGTACCGTAACGAAGGACCATGTCTTTCCTTCTACTGCATCTATTATAGCCGAGGGTGTAGGTGCCACCAGAGCCTGGGGCTATGATGTGGAGGCAGCCTGTAGCGGCTTCTTATTCGGGCTTTCCACAGCCACGCAGTTCATTGAGTCTGGTCGATACAAAAAAGTGGTCATTGTGGGCGTAGACAAGATGAGCTCGATTGTGGACTACCAAGACCGCAATACCTGTATCATCTTTGGCGACGGGGCCGGAGCCCTGCTGCTGGAGCCGGATGAATCGGGCGTAGGCATCCTGGATTTTGCAAACTTTAGCGACGGCAGTGGCTTCAAGTACCTGCATATGAAGGCAGGCGGCAGTGTGAAGCCGCCCAGCATGGAAAGCGTGAACGCCAAGGAACACTACATCTATCAGGAAGGGCGTGCCGTGTTCAAGCGAGCCATACCAGGTATGATAGATGCTGCCGAGGCCCTGCTGCAGCGCAATAGCCTGCGCAAGGAGGACATAGCCTGGCTGGTACCCCACCAGGCAAACATGCGCATTATAGAGGGCGTAGCCCAGCGCATGGAGATGCCCATGGAGCGCGTGATGGTGAACATTACCCGCTATGGCAACACCACCGATGCAACCCTGCCCCTGTGCCTGTGGGACTATGAGTCGCAGCTTAGGCGCGGAGATAATATCCTGCTGGTCTCTTTTGGGGGTGGCTTCACCTGGGGGGGGGTGTACCTCAAGTGGGCCTATGGCGGCTAG
- a CDS encoding DUF177 domain-containing protein: protein MSASFQIELPKLKLGPNAFDFELDTAFFEDSDAIAGATVKVRVLLEKTDRLLDARFDFQGLLTLGCDRCLQPYAQSLSLSHRIVYTFDEGLKDLEDAEIVFVTRNMHYLDLSQDFYDLVSLQVPYRKAPCEQPGFGCLADDKVKALLAEAQEVAEAAIEPQDETVPKTDPRWEALKKLRDTEEE from the coding sequence TTGTCGGCATCTTTCCAAATCGAACTACCCAAGCTCAAGCTGGGCCCTAATGCCTTTGATTTTGAGCTGGATACAGCCTTTTTTGAGGATTCGGATGCCATTGCCGGGGCCACAGTGAAGGTGCGTGTGCTGCTGGAAAAAACAGACCGCCTGCTGGATGCCCGCTTTGATTTTCAGGGTTTGCTCACGCTGGGTTGCGACCGCTGCCTGCAGCCCTATGCACAATCGCTCTCGCTTTCGCATCGCATTGTATACACCTTTGACGAGGGGCTGAAGGATCTGGAGGATGCAGAGATCGTGTTCGTTACCCGTAACATGCACTACCTGGACCTGTCGCAGGATTTTTACGACCTGGTGAGCCTGCAGGTGCCGTATAGAAAGGCTCCGTGTGAGCAGCCGGGCTTTGGCTGCCTGGCAGACGACAAGGTAAAAGCACTGCTGGCCGAGGCCCAGGAAGTAGCAGAGGCAGCCATAGAACCCCAGGACGAAACCGTGCCCAAAACCGACCCCCGCTGGGAGGCACTCAAAAAACTACGAGATACCGAAGAAGAATAG
- a CDS encoding biliverdin-producing heme oxygenase, translating into MALGTLLKTTTRGLHDTLVKSELGRLMAQKELRAEDLTKTLLKYYGMHRVLEAHIAQSTDWPILPMDYAPSKRVHDLEADLKRIGSSHEKAPLPDWELPPERKQKGWGLGAFYVLEGSRLGGIHIHRQLASRTPPIQLDYFDQPQEETDSLWQAIQQKLAAAEDDGSADQVAAAATYTYQLLAGWL; encoded by the coding sequence ATGGCACTTGGCACATTACTAAAAACAACCACCAGAGGGCTACACGATACGCTTGTAAAAAGTGAGCTAGGCAGACTGATGGCCCAGAAGGAGCTAAGGGCGGAAGACCTGACAAAAACGCTGCTGAAGTACTATGGCATGCACCGGGTGCTGGAGGCACACATTGCCCAGTCGACAGACTGGCCCATCCTGCCCATGGACTATGCGCCCAGCAAGCGCGTGCACGACCTGGAGGCCGACCTGAAGCGAATAGGCAGCAGCCACGAAAAAGCACCCCTGCCCGACTGGGAACTCCCCCCCGAGCGCAAGCAGAAAGGCTGGGGCCTGGGGGCATTCTATGTACTGGAGGGGTCGCGCCTGGGTGGCATACACATACACAGGCAGCTGGCTAGCCGAACGCCACCCATTCAGCTTGACTACTTTGACCAACCACAGGAAGAGACAGACAGCCTGTGGCAGGCAATACAACAAAAACTGGCAGCAGCCGAAGACGATGGAAGTGCAGACCAGGTAGCCGCTGCCGCCACCTATACCTACCAGCTGCTGGCGGGCTGGCTATAG
- the rpmF gene encoding 50S ribosomal protein L32: protein MAHPKRKISRTRRDKRRTHDKITPKPFYIDNVSGEATLYHRVNLESGYYRGRQMMKGEDE, encoded by the coding sequence ATGGCACATCCCAAACGTAAAATAAGCCGTACCCGTAGAGACAAGCGCCGTACGCACGATAAAATCACGCCTAAGCCTTTTTACATCGACAACGTGAGTGGCGAGGCTACGCTATACCACCGTGTAAATCTGGAGAGCGGCTACTACCGCGGGCGCCAGATGATGAAGGGCGAGGACGAATAA
- a CDS encoding class I SAM-dependent methyltransferase gives MVPYLSAPSRKLLHDGEQINSFVQADGSHIDSKTISAFGEEWTKFNRFSEQEIQKIGLEYFDIIQAVHCSPDSVVLDLGCGSGRWSRYLAPHVRFIEAIDPSKAVISATQLNKDLPNVRVTQAGIDYIPFSDESFDFIMCLGVLHHVPDTAEALKKAARKLKKNGHFLLYIYYKLENRGKIYRALFYLTNILRKGISKLPRVAKHFVCDAFAVTVYLPLILLSRVVSAVAGKAVGSKFPLSYYQDKSWHVIRNDALDRMGTPLEQRFTKAEIYDMMKQSGLEDIVFSENAPFWHAVGKKTGA, from the coding sequence ATGGTCCCCTACCTGTCAGCGCCCAGCCGAAAGCTACTACATGATGGTGAGCAGATCAATAGCTTTGTGCAGGCTGATGGTTCACACATTGATTCCAAAACCATATCGGCCTTCGGAGAGGAATGGACAAAATTCAATCGTTTTTCTGAACAAGAGATTCAAAAGATTGGGTTAGAGTACTTCGATATCATACAGGCAGTGCATTGCTCGCCCGACTCCGTAGTGCTAGACCTAGGGTGTGGCAGCGGCAGATGGTCTCGCTATCTTGCGCCACATGTCCGGTTTATTGAGGCCATCGATCCCAGCAAGGCTGTCATTTCGGCTACACAGCTTAATAAAGACTTACCCAATGTTCGGGTAACACAGGCAGGCATCGACTACATTCCATTTTCGGATGAAAGCTTTGACTTTATCATGTGCCTGGGCGTGCTCCATCACGTGCCCGACACGGCAGAAGCATTAAAAAAGGCAGCAAGAAAGCTCAAAAAAAACGGGCATTTTCTGCTTTACATCTACTACAAGCTAGAAAACAGAGGAAAAATCTATCGTGCACTTTTCTACCTGACGAACATACTAAGAAAGGGCATTTCAAAGCTACCCAGGGTGGCCAAGCATTTTGTTTGCGACGCATTCGCTGTTACCGTATACCTGCCACTTATATTGCTCTCTCGCGTAGTTTCCGCCGTGGCAGGCAAGGCAGTGGGTTCAAAATTTCCACTTAGCTATTATCAGGATAAAAGCTGGCATGTTATCCGAAATGATGCATTGGACCGCATGGGCACACCGCTAGAGCAACGCTTTACAAAGGCAGAGATTTATGATATGATGAAGCAATCTGGCCTCGAAGACATTGTCTTCTCAGAGAACGCTCCATTCTGGCATGCAGTTGGGAAAAAGACCGGGGCATGA
- a CDS encoding S41 family peptidase — MKKLRTPLFIALLAGAALWLAFRPGDHYFEISKNIDIFGKVLREVDNNYVDDIEPNEFIRIGLDAMLSSLDPYTTYISASEIEDYQYQSTGQYGGIGAIITKRNQKIMVRECYPDRPAYKAGLRAGDEILQIDGQAVDGTTLGTLDVRNLLRGTPGTSVKLLVNRIQEAKPLAVDITRETIKVNNVPYYGMVNDEIGYISLSGFTKDAGSEVVQALTALKKNERLKGVILDLRGNPGGLLFEAINVSNVFIPKGEKVVETRGKMEGSFRRFLAENTAIDTHIPLAVLIDGHSASASEIVSGVMQDLDRAVIIGRRSYGKGLVQTTRPLSYRSQIKMTTSRYYTPSGRCIQAIDYSHREKGGSVVKIADSLRSTYYTRNKRPVTDAGGIFPDIIVPRTRYHQITQELVSKDLIFDFATQYHRNHPEIGPARDFRVTDELYQAFVAYVAAARFEYESRFAQELKNLEKMLAEEKYYAAVKPAYDQLAQTITLQKQQDIQDYKEEIKLILREEIARRYYNQAGFIEAGFSEDPYIQKAVEALSISTTYAQLLDGSLRLNQNLEEAVDDEKQSTMRESDE, encoded by the coding sequence ATGAAAAAGCTACGTACACCCCTCTTTATCGCACTGCTAGCCGGTGCGGCCCTGTGGCTGGCCTTCAGGCCAGGCGACCACTATTTCGAGATCAGCAAAAACATAGACATCTTTGGCAAGGTACTGCGCGAGGTAGACAACAACTATGTGGATGACATTGAGCCAAACGAGTTCATCCGCATCGGCCTGGACGCCATGCTATCCAGCCTGGACCCCTATACCACCTACATCAGCGCCAGCGAGATAGAGGACTACCAGTACCAAAGTACCGGGCAGTATGGCGGCATTGGGGCCATCATTACCAAGCGCAACCAGAAGATAATGGTGCGCGAGTGCTACCCAGACCGACCGGCGTACAAGGCGGGCCTGCGGGCAGGAGACGAGATCCTGCAGATAGATGGCCAGGCCGTAGACGGCACCACCCTGGGCACCCTGGATGTGCGGAACCTGCTGCGGGGCACCCCGGGCACCAGTGTAAAACTGCTGGTGAACCGCATACAGGAGGCCAAGCCCCTCGCGGTAGACATCACCCGCGAAACCATCAAGGTGAACAATGTGCCTTACTATGGCATGGTGAACGACGAGATTGGCTACATCAGCCTATCCGGCTTTACCAAAGATGCAGGCAGCGAAGTGGTGCAGGCCCTGACCGCCCTCAAAAAGAATGAGCGGCTAAAAGGCGTGATCCTGGACCTGCGCGGAAACCCGGGCGGACTGCTATTCGAGGCCATAAACGTAAGCAATGTGTTCATCCCCAAGGGCGAAAAGGTGGTGGAAACCCGAGGGAAGATGGAAGGTAGCTTCCGCCGTTTCTTGGCCGAGAATACAGCCATCGACACCCACATCCCGCTGGCTGTACTTATAGACGGGCATAGTGCCAGTGCCAGCGAAATTGTGAGCGGGGTAATGCAAGACCTGGACAGGGCCGTAATCATAGGCCGCCGCAGCTACGGAAAGGGCCTGGTGCAGACCACCCGCCCCCTTAGCTACCGCAGCCAGATAAAGATGACCACCAGCCGCTACTATACCCCCAGTGGCCGCTGCATACAGGCCATAGACTATAGCCACCGGGAAAAGGGGGGTAGCGTGGTAAAAATAGCCGACAGCCTGCGTAGCACCTACTATACCCGAAACAAACGGCCGGTAACCGATGCCGGCGGCATATTTCCAGACATCATCGTGCCCAGAACCCGGTACCACCAGATAACCCAGGAACTGGTGAGCAAGGACCTGATCTTCGACTTCGCTACACAGTATCACCGAAACCACCCGGAGATAGGCCCTGCACGAGACTTCCGGGTAACGGACGAACTGTATCAGGCGTTTGTAGCCTATGTAGCGGCCGCCCGCTTCGAGTACGAAAGCCGCTTTGCCCAAGAGCTGAAGAACCTGGAGAAGATGCTGGCTGAAGAAAAATACTATGCAGCTGTAAAACCCGCCTACGACCAGCTGGCACAAACCATTACATTGCAGAAGCAGCAAGACATTCAGGACTACAAGGAGGAAATCAAGCTCATCCTGCGCGAGGAGATCGCACGCCGCTACTACAACCAGGCGGGCTTTATTGAGGCCGGTTTTAGCGAGGACCCCTATATACAAAAGGCGGTGGAGGCACTAAGCATCTCCACCACCTATGCGCAGCTGCTGGATGGCAGCCTGCGGCTAAACCAGAACCTGGAAGAGGCGGTGGATGATGAGAAGCAATCTACCATGCGCGAATCCGATGAGTAG